GGATACGTTCCCGTACGATAAGATCAGCTGTGACTACTGCTACACCATTGATGGTGGAAAACGGTATGAGATCGAAAGTGAGTGTTTCAATGCTGCAACGGTACGTGTTCACTTCAGTGGGGTGAGCTACCACTTTGGGGCTGCCAGAGGACGACTCGTCAATGCACTGACCATGGCTGCCTTCTTTGTTAATGCTCTGCCTCAGGCAGAGAGCCCGGAGGCCACCGATGAACGCTATGGATACTACTGTGCACAGAGCATGAGCGGTACGAATACCGAGGTTGACCTCACCTTGTATCTCAGAGATTTTGATCTGGAGATACTCGACCGGAGAATTGAGGCAATCAAGCAGTTGGCAGCAGCTACTGAGGCTCTCTATCCAAATGGAGCTGTCTCTGTTGATGCAAAACACATCTACTACAACATGGCCTTGGTTGCAAAGAACAAGCCGTTTGCCATGGAGAATCTCCTTAAGGCCGGGGATGAACTGGGATTCAATCTTGAGCAGGCCTTGATCAGGGGTGGTACCGATGGTGCACGCATGGCCAACGAGAGAAATATACCTTGCCCGAACATCTTTACCGGTGGACATAATCTTCACTCCCAGTTTGAGTGGGCCGCCCTGCCCGCAATGGAGGATGCTGCTCGCCTGATACTGAAAATCATAGAGGTTGGAGCTGCAACATGAGGCTCGCACTCTCTCTCATATTCCTTGTCCTTATTCTCTTACCACTCTCCTCGGCGCAGCTTGTCTTCACTCATGATGCAACTATGCCACAGGAGGTGGTAGAAGGAGTGCAACGGGCACTTGAGGAAGCTCTTGTTGATCGGTTGGACGAGGAAGGTGAGCTGAGTGCTGTTCTGGAAAAAGATGAGATGGGAGAGTATGCACTCTCCCTTTCCTACGGAGAGAGACAACTCACCTATAGACTCCTAGGTGAAGCCAGTGGGTATGAGAAGCGTCTTGTTACAGCACTCAATCACGATGGCCTTTCCCTGTTTGCATCATTGCCTGATCTGAGGCTGACCTCTTTCTCTGGTCGTGGATTTGGGGCAAAGGTTGAAAATTCTCCCTATAGAGAGGGAGATAGATTCACTGTTTTTGATGCAAGGGAGAGAGAGCAGGGAGTAGTGGTGGTGAGTGAGGTCGCTGAGGAAGAAGGTTTGTTGTTGCTCTCTCAGCTTTCAGGGAAACCACTCTTCTTGGGTATGGAACTGAGGGAGAGGGGGAATAAGAGCGTCTCACTCTCTCTTTCACTTAACAAGGATATGGATCCTTCTCTTGATCTTATCCATACCTGGCCGCTTCCCATGCATCCATACGCTGTTCAATTTGGTCTCGGTGCAACAGCGCCCAGCCGTATCTATGGTATTGCAGGTCTTTCAGCAAAGCTGCCGATCAGCCAGCTCTCATCAGCACGGACCTCTCTGGTTCGCAGCCTCTCCCTTGATGCTTCAGTTCTGTTTTCTTCTGGGTATGATACATCAATTCAGGAGGTGTTTTATCAGGCATCCGGCGAATTGGGTGTCACGTATGCTCTCCCTAATTGGGCGCTTTCCCTCTCAGTCGGGAACCGGGTTGCTGCTAGCAATGCAGCACTTCTCGAACAAGGGCTTTTCCTCAAGCTCACAACCGCGTACACTTATACACTATGAAACGACTCTTCCTGAAAGCCTGCCTTGTGCTCTTCTTGAGTTTGATGCTTGTCTCCTGTTCCTCGCTCTCCTCCCTGGTAAGAGCACAGGTAGAGGGGCTCCCTTCTTGGATATACTCACCTCAGCAGCGAAGTGGGGAGGTTGCCTTTGTGGGTAAGGGAACTGCTCCAGTTAATTATAATGCACGATTGTTGGCCTATGAATCCATTTTGGGCCAAATCTCCGCGTACGTAGGCGAGGATGTGTATGACATGTATTATCGTGAACTTACCACCACCAATGCCATAGCAGATTTCAACTTGACCA
The sequence above is drawn from the uncultured Sphaerochaeta sp. genome and encodes:
- the pepT gene encoding peptidase T, whose translation is MPNTFADAILNRFLRYAVIDTMSDDKKVGERHPSTDGQWDLLRLLEQELRDLGIEDIQVDEHGVVIGRLPSNVDHDVPAVAFMAHVDTADDVPGNGVKPRVIASYDGKDIPLNEEHTLKVEDNPELLRYKGETVIVTDGNTLLGSDDKAGVAEIMSAAEYLLSHPEIKHGVVEFIFTSDEETGAGMDTFPYDKISCDYCYTIDGGKRYEIESECFNAATVRVHFSGVSYHFGAARGRLVNALTMAAFFVNALPQAESPEATDERYGYYCAQSMSGTNTEVDLTLYLRDFDLEILDRRIEAIKQLAAATEALYPNGAVSVDAKHIYYNMALVAKNKPFAMENLLKAGDELGFNLEQALIRGGTDGARMANERNIPCPNIFTGGHNLHSQFEWAALPAMEDAARLILKIIEVGAAT